A single window of Zea mays cultivar B73 chromosome 10, Zm-B73-REFERENCE-NAM-5.0, whole genome shotgun sequence DNA harbors:
- the LOC100283605 gene encoding AT-hook protein 1, whose protein sequence is MDVRDLHQQPQQQQAPPRVGSPPQAGAGGVMMQHAAAFGAAPPPSGLPQASAANVMHGMSLAFNPMASPDASSPISSMKIVDMPLGSMYRPDSGATGLQQQQPGSGGVGASGGAIVAVSGGDLVKKKRGRPRKYGPDGSIGLGLKTAAAGVTEATGAQSGGGGSTPNPDGKRRGRPPGSGKKKQLDALGSSGTSFTPHIITVKPNEDVASKIMAFSQQGPRTTCIISANGALCTATLRQPATSGGIVTYEGHFDILSLSGSFLLAEDGDTRSRTGGLSVALAGSDGRIVGGCVAGMLMAATPVQVVVGSFIAEAKKPKEEQPKREPTSVPPHTAVFGAASTASPPSDGTSSEHSDDPGSPMGPNGSAFTSAGLPLHSTYAAVGWSLSEDQSRYDPDLKMMTD, encoded by the exons ATGGACGTCCGGGACCTGCACCAgcagccgcagcagcagcaggctccgCCGCGCGTGGGATCCCCGCCGCAGGCCGGCGCCGGCGGTGTCATGATGCAGCATGCCGCCGCGTTCGGCgcggcgccgccgccgtccgggTTGCCGCAGGCCTCGGCGGCCAACGTTATGCACGGGATGTCCCTTGCCTTTAACCCTATGGCTTCGCCGGACGCCTCGTCACCCATAAGCAGCATGAAGATTGTGGACATGCCGCTGGGGTCTATGTACCGCCCTGATTCCGGCGCGACGGgcttgcagcagcagcagcccggCTCCGGTGGCGTTGGTGCCAGCGGTGGTGCTATCGTCGCCGTCAGCGGCGGGGACCTTGTGAAGAAGAAGAGGGGGAGGCCGAGGAAGTACGGCCCAGATGGGAGCATCGGCTTGGGACTCAAGACCGCCGCGGCGGGGGTCACTGAAGCGACGGGTGCCCAGTCCGGTGGAGGCGGGTCTACCCCTAACCCCGACGGCAAGCGTAGAGGGCGTCCTCCTGGGTCAGGCAAAAAGAAACAGCTGGATGCTTTGG GATCTTCGGGGACGTCGTTTACTCCCCACATAATAACTGTGAAGCCCAATGAG GATGTTGCGTCCAAAATAATGGCTTTTTCCCAACAAGGCCCGCGCACTACATGCATAATTTCGGCAAATGGTGCTCTGTGCACGGCAACACTGCGGCAACCAGCAACCTCTGGTGGGATAGTGACATATGAG GGCCACTTCGATATACTCTCTCTTTCGGGCTCATTCTTGCTTGCAGAGGATGGTGACACTCGCAGCAGAACAGGTGGTTTGAGCGTGGCACTGGCTGGAAGTGATGGACGCATAGTTGGAGGTTGTGTTGCTGGAATGCTGATGGCAGCGACACCTGTGCAG GTTGTAGTTGGCAGTTTCATTGCTGAAGCTAAAAAGCCAAAAGAAGAGCAACCCAAACGTGAGCCAACATCGGTGCCACCGCACACAGCTGTCTTTGGGGCGGCCTCGACTGCCAGCCCCCCATCGGATGGCACATCAAGTGAGCACTCCGATGATCCCGGGAGCCCCATGGGACCAAACGGCAGTGCATTCACCAGCGCGGGGCTTCCCCTGCACTCCACATATGCTGCAGTTGGTTGGTCACTATCAGAGGACCAAAGCCGTTATGATCCAGATCTAAAGATGATGACCGACTGA